One Microcoleus sp. FACHB-831 DNA segment encodes these proteins:
- a CDS encoding diguanylate cyclase domain-containing protein yields MTYRGEKFAAILPNTPSVGAMQIAEEIRAAVRALEILHQRSLVSQFVTLSLDVASTVPQPRR; encoded by the coding sequence GTGACCTATAGAGGCGAGAAATTTGCCGCGATTTTGCCCAATACTCCTAGTGTTGGTGCTATGCAAATAGCCGAGGAAATTCGTGCGGCTGTTAGAGCCTTAGAGATTCTACATCAGCGATCGCTCGTCAGCCAGTTCGTCACCCTGAGTTTAGATGTCGCTAGTACGGTTCCCCAGCCACGACGCTAA